The DNA window CTTTCAAGGGTTTCAGCGAGAGTCGGTGCAAGCTGCTCAATCTTCCGAACACCGCTTGGTTTGCATCCTGATCGCAGTAGTCCTAGAGGACCGAGAACCGTGCTCCGTAGATAGGAAATGAAGTCTAGCGCCTCAAACAATTCTCCCCGCGCAATCTTGCTAGTTCCATATTGAATCCATATCCAAAATCGATCCTCGATCCACTGCTCATTGGGTAAGGGATACACACCGGTGCTAGCAGCATAAGACTGTGATAGCCGATCGTCGCGTTCCCACAGAACAACAGGCTCATCAACTCGCGTTGCAACATCAGTAATGGACAAAAACTTGAGATCAACATGCAGGAGCGGTGAGTTGTAAAGGCAGATCAAGACCCGTGGCTCCCCTACATGCTCACCCGTAAACGCTGCCAATAGCTCTCCGAGTGATGCAGCAATACTCTCTCGCTCGGACATCACCTGTGCGAAGCTCTCATG is part of the Trichocoleus sp. FACHB-46 genome and encodes:
- a CDS encoding aminoglycoside 6-adenylyltransferase, producing the protein MKVPTTALTTHQLFISRALPHLAADPRLVGVAATGSWAENSMDEFSDLDLIIAVEHESFAQVMSERESIAASLGELLAAFTGEHVGEPRVLICLYNSPLLHVDLKFLSITDVATRVDEPVVLWERDDRLSQSYAASTGVYPLPNEQWIEDRFWIWIQYGTSKIARGELFEALDFISYLRSTVLGPLGLLRSGCKPSGVRKIEQLAPTLAETLESTVALHDRENCYLALERCLEIYRSLRSTAITHHAAAEEAAVEYLKTMRARQK